The nucleotide window CACTGTGCCTCCCGAGATTCTCATGCAGCGTCTCCGCACCAGCGACGTGTTCCTGTACCCGGCTTTTCGTCACGGGTTGGCCACCGTTTGTCTCCAGGCCATGGCCTCGGGGCTGCCTGTTGTTTGCCTTCGCGATGGTCCCATCGGGGAGGCGGTGGGGTCGGAGTGCGGCGTGACCATTCCGGTGACTGCCCCGGAGCTTCCTGCTGCGCTGGGGGCCGCGCTGGCCCTGCTGCACGACGACCCCGAACATCGAGCCCGCCTTGCACAGAACGCAATCGCTCGGATCCAGCGGGACTACAGCTACCAGGCAGTTGTGCAACGGTGGGAGCCGCTCTATGAGAAGGTGGTGATGAAACCACTCGGGTCGACGGCGTGATCCACCCGCCGGCCCCGCGCGTATCCGTCTGTATCTGTGCCTTCAACGCGGCACGCTTTCTGGACGCGGCACTGGCAAGTGCTGCTCAGCAGACCTACCGCAACCTGGAAATCCTCGTGATCGACGATGGGTCCTCCGACGAAACGGCGGCCGTCGCGACCCGTTGGTCGGAGACCGACTCCCGAGTTCGGCTGCTCCACTTTGCCGAGAACCGGGGCATCGCGTACGCCCGCCAGACCGCGTTAGAGGCCGCCACCGGTGACTGGGTCGTCTTTTTGGATGCCGATGACGTCGCTCTGCCTGAGATGATTGAACGGCAGATGACCATGGCGCAGAATGACTCCTCGATCGCCGTCGTGGGTGTGGCTGCGATACTGACGGGGCCTCGTGGACCCTCGGAGCCGATCGGCGTGCGGCGTGTCGGACCTTCCAGCAAGGACCACTTCCGGCAATTGGTCGAGAACTCCAAACTCGTGTTCATGGAGACTCCCGCGCTGATGTCGCGCCAGGTAGCCATCGAGGCCGGCGGGCTTCGGCTGTTTGCTTCGGAGCGTGATGCCACTGTGCACATGCGGGACTTCGCCGAAGACCTCGATCTCTGGTGTCGCATATCTGATGTCGGTCGGCAGGGACGGTTCATGATCGCGCTGCCGGAGCCCTTGGTGTACATCCGCAAGACGGCTGGCTCCCTCTCCTCGGTCAACTCCAGATTGATGGCCATGAAGATGGCCTGGATCAAGGACTGTCTGCGTCGCCGGCGCCAGGGCCGCCCCGAGTTGCAATACGACGACTTCGAACGGTCCATGACACGAGTGCAGTGGTTGCGATTCCAGTGGAAGGCTTTCGCCGCCCAACAATGGCGAGAGCTGGGTTCGGCCTACATGGAGCGGAAGTGGGTGGAGGCTGCCTGGCGATTGTTCCTGCTACTCCTGGTCAATCCACGTCGCTTGATACGGGGCCGAGTCCAGCGCATCCAACAGCCAGCGAAGGTCGAGGACTCGTGAGGAATGTGCAGGATGTGCTGATCCGCGCCCAGCCGGACTGGGTGAGGCGCTGGGTCGCGAAGGCATCATGGGCCGTGGCCGACCAGGCGTTTTTCGCGCTGTCGCAGTTCGCGATGAGCATCATGCTGGCACGGTGGCTCACGCCGCCGGAGTACGGCGCCTATGCAATGGTGTACGGCGTGTTCCTCTTCATTGCCAGTCTGCACACCTCCCTCCTGACCGAGCCAATGCTGGTTTTCGCCAAGACCCGCTTTTCCCATGATTTCCAGCACTATTTGAGCGCGCTGCGGCGGGCGCATCTGACGCTCACCGGTGTCGCGGGAGCATGCCTGCTCCTGGGAGCCGTCTTGGCGCGTGGTCAGACCGGCACGCCGGCAGCGCTCGGGCTGGCGGCGCTGGCGGCCGCGCAGCCGCTCATCCTGTTGGCATGGCTCTACCGCCGGGCATGCTACGTCCATGGTCACCCGGCCATGGCCGCGAGCGGAGGGTTGCTGCACCTCATCATCGTGGTCGCCGGAGTCATCCTGTTGGAAGCCTTGGGTGCGCTGTCCGTGCCCGGAGCGTTCTTGGTGTTCGGTGGTGCTGGCCTGGGCGCGTCTCTCTGGCTCGCCTGGCGCCTGAAGCGCGAGGACCTTACCGGGAACGAGCGTCGACCGCTGGTCCGGCGTGAAGTGCTCGTGGCGCACTGGAACTACGGGCGATGGTCCGTGATGACGGGGCTTATCAGCTGGGCATCGTACAATCTCTACTTTTTCTTGCTCCCGGCCTTCGTAGGCTTGTCAGCAACCGGTGCCTTCAAGGCTTTCCTCAACCTCGTGATGCCCGCTACACACGCCATTGCGGCCCTCTCGCTGCTGCTGTTGCCCATGCTCTCGAGAGAGACCGAGCGTGAGCCCTTCCAGCGGCAGATGGTCCGCGCGCTTGCCGTTTTCCTCGCCGGCTGCACATT belongs to Gemmatimonadales bacterium and includes:
- a CDS encoding glycosyltransferase, with the protein product MIHPPAPRVSVCICAFNAARFLDAALASAAQQTYRNLEILVIDDGSSDETAAVATRWSETDSRVRLLHFAENRGIAYARQTALEAATGDWVVFLDADDVALPEMIERQMTMAQNDSSIAVVGVAAILTGPRGPSEPIGVRRVGPSSKDHFRQLVENSKLVFMETPALMSRQVAIEAGGLRLFASERDATVHMRDFAEDLDLWCRISDVGRQGRFMIALPEPLVYIRKTAGSLSSVNSRLMAMKMAWIKDCLRRRRQGRPELQYDDFERSMTRVQWLRFQWKAFAAQQWRELGSAYMERKWVEAAWRLFLLLLVNPRRLIRGRVQRIQQPAKVEDS